The Persephonella sp. KM09-Lau-8 nucleotide sequence CAAAAGCTATAATAACAGCAACTTTAACTTCTCTGAATAAAAAGTGTATAAAATCTTTGAAATATTCTGTTATTTTACCTGTAGCAAGACCTCTTGCTGTGATAATTGCAGACTGGGAGCTTATCATTCCACTTATTGCAGCTACAAGGGGTAAAAAGAATATAACTGGTAAAAACTGCTTTATTGTAAAATCAAAAGCACTGATAATAAATGCAGAAACAAGCTCACCGAACACAACAACAAGAAGCCATGGAAGTCTTAATTTTGCTGTTTTTAATATCTGATTTGTATAAAAGAGCTCTTCTTCCTGAGCCCCTGCCATTTTAAAGAAATCTTCTGTTGTTTTTTCTGTTATGGCATCAAGGATATCATCTATATAGATAACTCCTATTAGCTCATTTTCTTCATCAACTACAGGAATAACAAGCAGGTCATATCTCTGGAATATGTCTATAGCCTCAGATTTTGTTGCATTTTCTTTAATTGCTATAACATCAGTGGTCATTATGTCTTTAATTTGAGCGTTGGAAGGGGCTGTTAAAATTTCTTTAATTGAGGCAACGCCTATAAGCCTTTCTTTTTTGTCTACAACATATATATAAATCACCTCAACATCTTCAGGTGCACTTCTGATAACATTTAGAACTTCTTCAATAGTCTTTTCCTCTTCAACAGCAATATACTCCTCGCTTATCAGTGGAGCTATGCTATCTTCACCATAAGATATGAATTTTTCCAGTTCTTCCCTTTCTTCTGTGGCAAGCTTCTGGAGAAGTGCATTTTGGAGATCAACAGGGAGTTTATCTATAATTTTTGCAATTTCTCCTGTGGAGAATGTAATAAGAATTCTGACAGCTTCCTTTGTGGGTAAGGCTCTCAGTATCTCAAGCTGAATATCTTCATCAAGGTCGTAGAGGAGGTCAGAGGCTTTTTCTATATCAACATTCATAAGTATCTGGAATATTTTTACCCTTTCCTGATGGGAAAGATAACGGAATATTGCAACAAGGTCACCTTTGTGTGTTTTTTGCAAAATTCTTTCTAATGCCTTGTAATTTCCCTTATATAAAAGCCTTTTAAATGTTTCTTTTAAAACATTTAATGTTGGTGTTAGCATACATCACCTTAAGAAATATACTGGTATCCAAGCATTTTAAGGAGTCTTATATCTTCCTTCCATCTTGGTTTTACTTTTACCCATAAATTAAGATGAACTTTTTTGCCCAGTAAGGCTTCTAACTCTTGTCTCGCCTGCTGTCCTATTTTCTTAAGCATCTGTCCTTTTTTGCCTATGATAATTCCTTTGTGATTTTCTTTTTCTACGTATATCGTGGCGTTAATTACAATAAGATTTCCTTTTTCCTCGATGCTTTCCACTTCAACGGCAGCAGAATAAGGAAGTTCCTGTCTTGTGTTATGGAATATTTTTTCTCTGATAATTTCAGCTATATAAAATCTCAGGGGTAGGTCTGTAATCTGGTCTTCAGGGAATAAAGGTGGAGATTCAGGTAGATATTTTTTTAGAGTTTCCACAAATCTATCAAGATTTTCTCCTTTTATTGCAGACATTGGTATAATTTCTACAAAATCATGCTTCTTGCTGCTTTCCTCTATAAGAGGAAGTAGAAGCCTTTTGTCCTGCATTTTATCTATTTTGTTTATAACCAGAATGGTTGGCTTGTTTAACTTTTTGATATAGTTATTCAATATCAGCTCATCCTCTTTAGTCCAGCCTTTGTCAGCTTCTATTATCATTACCAGCACATCGGCTTCTTCCATGCTGCCAACAGCAGATTCCATAACTACCTTTGTAAGCAGGTCTTTTCCTTTCTGGACGCCGGGAGTGTCCAGGAAAATAATCTGGGCGTCTTTGTCATGTTTTACCCCCAGTATTCTCATTCTTGTTGTCTGGGGTTTTGGACTGACAATAGACAGCTTTGTTCCCAGTATATTGTTCATAATTGTTGATTTTCCAACATTTGGCCTACCTATTAAAGCCACAAAGCCAGCTTTGAAATTTTTGTTTTCTTCCATGATTTTCCCTTTTGAATATTTATTTTTTTATATTTTCTGACAGTATTGGCTTTTTTGCAATTAATAATAAACTTCTTTTAGAAATAGTCCTTCAGGTGGGGCAATATAGATACCTCTATTTGGGTCAGCTGCATCTAATATTTCTTTTAGTTCATCTATAGATAACGAACCAGTCCCCACCCGAACTACATGTCCCACAATTTTTCTGACCATATATCTTAAAAAATGGGAAGCTGTGATATGGATTTCAATAATTGTTCCGTCATATTTTAAAAATAATTCTCTTATATCAACCTCTTCCCTCAGATACTCTCCTTTTTTTGCCATACTCTTTAAATTTCTGTATTTTGATATTAGAGATAGAGCTTCCTGCATTTTAAGAATATTAAGTCTTTTGGATACATACCAGCCAAATCCATACAAAAATGGGTCAGGTTTTGTATATATACGGTAAAAATATGTTTTTCCTTTGGCACTAAATCTTGCATTAAAAGATAGAGGAACTTCCTCACAGGAAACTATTCCTATATCCCGAGGTAGAGTTGCATTTAGATATTTGTATATCTCCTGTGGTTTTCTGTAAGAAAGGGTTTTAAAATTTGCAACCTGGCCGAGTGCGTGAACTCCTGCATCTGTCCTACCTGAAGCAATAAGTGTGATTTTTTCTTTAAACAACTGCTGTAGATTGTCCTCTATCACCTGCTGCACTGTAATATGATTAGGTTGTCTTTGCCAGCCGTGGTATTTTGTTCCGATATATCTGATTGTAAGTTTGTAGTTATGCTTTTTCTTATCTGACACTGTTCAGTAGCTCCTGTGCCAGTTGAAGACTTTTTGTATCTTTTTTACCACTAAGCATTCTTGCTATTTCCTCAATTCTTTCTTTCTGGTCAAGTTCTTTAATGGAAGCAACAGTATAATCCTCCTTGTGGAGTTTTTCCACATAGAAATGTTTGTCTCCATAAACGGCTATCTGTGGTAAATGGGTTATCAGTATTACCTGATATCTTTCGGAGAGTTTTTTTAGTTTTTCTGCCATGTAAAGTGCTGTTTTTCCACCTATTCCTGTGTCTATCTCATCAAATATCATGCAACTGACATCACTACCGGCTATCAGCTTAATTGCAAGGGATAAACGGGAAATCTCTCCTCCTGAGGCAACCTCATCTATAGGTTCAGGCTGGAAGCCTTTGTTTGCGGAGAATTTGAATATTACGCTGTCTTTTCCATCTATATCAAGGGGTTTTTCTGTGATTTCAACTGTAAAAACAGCCTCTTTCATTGCAAGATCTTTGAGGTGCTTTGTTATTTCTTTGCTAAAGTTTTCAGCTGCGGTTTTTCTCTTTTGTGATATTTCTTCTGCAAGTGATTTAACTTGCTGGAATATTTTCTCCTTTTGGTTTTGAATTTGAGGCAGTTTAAACTCAAGGTTTTCAAGCTGTTCAATCCTGTTTTTAAATTCTTCTTTTAGTGCAATAAGACCTTGTTCGTCTGTGTTGTATTTGATTTCAAGTCTGTTTATTAGATTTAGTCTGTTTTCTATCTCTTCAAGGGAAGACTGGTCATAATCAAGATCTATTTTTGATAGGGAAAATCCTGCATCTTCTAAAATTGCTTTTGCTTCTTCTAAAGCATTTAAGGTATTTTGTATCTCTTTTGAAAATTCCGATACTTTTTGCAGTTCTTTTATGATTTCTGAAAGTTTCTCTATTACAGAGTTCTCATCCTCAGATAAATTCCAGCTGGCATTATAAACTGCTTCTTTTATTTTCAAAATATTTGATAAATAGTTATATTTCTCTTCAAGTTGCTGTTTTTCTCCTTCTTTCAGGTCTGCCTCTTCCAGTTCTTGAAGCTGGTATTTAAGTATATCCAGTTCCCTTAAACGATTTGATTGTTGCTGGATAAGTTCCTGCTCTTCTTTTTCAAGGGATTTGTACTCTCTGTAAAGCTTTCTATATTTTTCAAGCAAACTGTCTATTTGAGCATATTTGTCCAGCATTTTGATATGTTCTTTACGGTTAAATAAAGCCTGTTGATGATGCTGGCCGTGGATTGCGATAATGCCTTCAGAAGCTTCTTTTAATGTAGATAAAGTTGCCCTTTTGCCATTTACATAATAATAACTTTTGCCGTTTTTTATCTCTCTGGCTAAAAACAACAATCCATCTTCTGCATACTGATTATCGACATTTTCAAAGCTAAGCTCTACATAATCCCCTTCAGAGTATTTGCCTTTTTTTCCTAAAACAAACGATATAGCATCAACTATTAGAGATTTACCTACTCCCGTTTCTCCTGTAAACACATTAAGGCCATCTGTAAGCTCAAGCTCTATATCCTTTATGTATAAAAACTTTCCGATTTTGATTTTTGACAGCATTTAGACCTCTACTTCCTGAGTTTAACAATAAATTTTAAACTGTAAGAGGATAATAAATAAATAGAATCTGGTTAAAAATTTTTTATAAGTTAGAAATGATATTATCCTGTTTTTATTTATTTTTCATTAAAATTTCTTTAACAAATTCTACAGGAAGTTCTAAAACTTCAGCTATTTTATTGGAATCCCAGCCAGTTTTTTTATGTAAATTTAAAATATCTTCCTTTTTAGCTTCTAATTTGCCTTTCTCAATACCATCTTTATAAAGTGGGTGTTTTTCAATTGTCTCTTTGTCTATAGTCAGTGGCATTTTATTCTCCTCCTTTCTTAGCTCCTCCATTAATTTAGGTCTATATGATAATAAATTCAATAACTTCTTTAAATAGTCCCTTCTTTTCCTTTCAGGTAGTTTTGATAACTCTGTAAGTATCTCCCTAAAATATTTCGAAGGATTTTTGACATCACATAAAACCGCCAGTATTTTGTCTGTTAAATCCTCACTTTCCAAAAGTTCTTTACATTTTATCTCTTTTATATCTTTTAAAATATAGCTAAATTTAAGGTTTTCTTTTTCTATTTTGTTTTCCATTTTTAGAGGTTTTTCTCCCAGATATAAGACCATTTGAAGAATATCCTTTGATGGATATTTTTGGGAAATTAGTGTGTAATATTCCAGCATTCTAAAGGGCATATTTTTATCGTTTGTTGTCTGGAGTTCAAGGTGGAAAATTTTTCTGTCTTCCAGTTCAACAAGGAAATCAACTCTTCTGTCTTTTACTTCTGGTAAAGAGGTATCCAGTAGTTTTGTTGCTGATTTACCTGTTAGTATCTGGATAAACTTAGGTGGTATTTCCTGAATTACGTCCCTTAGAGTTATATCTAATTTTGCCATCCTCCCCTTTTATTCCTCTCCAAATTTTTATT carries:
- the mgtE gene encoding magnesium transporter, translating into MLTPTLNVLKETFKRLLYKGNYKALERILQKTHKGDLVAIFRYLSHQERVKIFQILMNVDIEKASDLLYDLDEDIQLEILRALPTKEAVRILITFSTGEIAKIIDKLPVDLQNALLQKLATEEREELEKFISYGEDSIAPLISEEYIAVEEEKTIEEVLNVIRSAPEDVEVIYIYVVDKKERLIGVASIKEILTAPSNAQIKDIMTTDVIAIKENATKSEAIDIFQRYDLLVIPVVDEENELIGVIYIDDILDAITEKTTEDFFKMAGAQEEELFYTNQILKTAKLRLPWLLVVVFGELVSAFIISAFDFTIKQFLPVIFFLPLVAAISGMISSQSAIITARGLATGKITEYFKDFIHFLFREVKVAVIIAFVVALIVGVIATIWISAHIIGIVVGIALFFNIVIAAFVGGILPYISLKLNKDPTVATGPITLTLNDIFGILIYLGIATFFLEYLKV
- the era gene encoding GTPase Era is translated as MEENKNFKAGFVALIGRPNVGKSTIMNNILGTKLSIVSPKPQTTRMRILGVKHDKDAQIIFLDTPGVQKGKDLLTKVVMESAVGSMEEADVLVMIIEADKGWTKEDELILNNYIKKLNKPTILVINKIDKMQDKRLLLPLIEESSKKHDFVEIIPMSAIKGENLDRFVETLKKYLPESPPLFPEDQITDLPLRFYIAEIIREKIFHNTRQELPYSAAVEVESIEEKGNLIVINATIYVEKENHKGIIIGKKGQMLKKIGQQARQELEALLGKKVHLNLWVKVKPRWKEDIRLLKMLGYQYIS
- the truA gene encoding tRNA pseudouridine(38-40) synthase TruA, with the translated sequence MSDKKKHNYKLTIRYIGTKYHGWQRQPNHITVQQVIEDNLQQLFKEKITLIASGRTDAGVHALGQVANFKTLSYRKPQEIYKYLNATLPRDIGIVSCEEVPLSFNARFSAKGKTYFYRIYTKPDPFLYGFGWYVSKRLNILKMQEALSLISKYRNLKSMAKKGEYLREEVDIRELFLKYDGTIIEIHITASHFLRYMVRKIVGHVVRVGTGSLSIDELKEILDAADPNRGIYIAPPEGLFLKEVYY
- the recN gene encoding DNA repair protein RecN, translating into MLSKIKIGKFLYIKDIELELTDGLNVFTGETGVGKSLIVDAISFVLGKKGKYSEGDYVELSFENVDNQYAEDGLLFLAREIKNGKSYYYVNGKRATLSTLKEASEGIIAIHGQHHQQALFNRKEHIKMLDKYAQIDSLLEKYRKLYREYKSLEKEEQELIQQQSNRLRELDILKYQLQELEEADLKEGEKQQLEEKYNYLSNILKIKEAVYNASWNLSEDENSVIEKLSEIIKELQKVSEFSKEIQNTLNALEEAKAILEDAGFSLSKIDLDYDQSSLEEIENRLNLINRLEIKYNTDEQGLIALKEEFKNRIEQLENLEFKLPQIQNQKEKIFQQVKSLAEEISQKRKTAAENFSKEITKHLKDLAMKEAVFTVEITEKPLDIDGKDSVIFKFSANKGFQPEPIDEVASGGEISRLSLAIKLIAGSDVSCMIFDEIDTGIGGKTALYMAEKLKKLSERYQVILITHLPQIAVYGDKHFYVEKLHKEDYTVASIKELDQKERIEEIARMLSGKKDTKSLQLAQELLNSVR